The Agromyces sp. LHK192 genome includes a window with the following:
- a CDS encoding TetR/AcrR family transcriptional regulator, whose protein sequence is MSENGSSTSMRRGRPGYDQQGILDVAVAAFNQYGYDATSMGVLAERLGLSKSAIYHHFASKDEMLDRALDTALSGLERVVDETDASGGRAADRLDRVLRGAVHVLVEHLPSVTLLLRVRGNTDVERRALERRRAFDKRVTSLVEEAQREGSLRSDIDARVVSRLAFGMINSIVEWYRPGGREDADGLADDVVAVALDGLRMPTSNRVEELLG, encoded by the coding sequence ATGTCCGAGAACGGTTCCAGCACCTCGATGCGCAGGGGGCGCCCCGGCTACGACCAGCAGGGGATCCTCGACGTCGCCGTCGCCGCCTTCAACCAGTACGGCTACGACGCGACGAGCATGGGCGTGCTCGCCGAGCGGCTCGGCCTGTCGAAGTCGGCGATCTACCACCACTTCGCGTCGAAGGACGAGATGCTCGACCGGGCGCTCGACACCGCGCTCAGCGGCCTCGAACGCGTCGTCGACGAGACGGATGCCTCCGGCGGCCGCGCCGCCGACCGGCTCGACCGGGTGCTCCGCGGCGCGGTACACGTGCTGGTCGAGCACCTGCCGAGCGTCACGCTGCTGCTGCGCGTGCGCGGCAACACCGACGTCGAACGCCGGGCGCTCGAACGCCGCCGCGCGTTCGACAAGCGCGTGACCTCGCTCGTCGAGGAGGCCCAGCGCGAGGGGTCGCTGCGCAGCGACATCGACGCGAGGGTCGTCTCGCGCCTGGCGTTCGGCATGATCAACTCGATCGTCGAGTGGTACCGCCCCGGCGGGCGCGAGGACGCCGACGGACTCGCCGACGACGTGGTCGCCGTGGCTCTCGACGGGCTGCGCATGCCGACCTCGAACCGCGTCGAGGAACTGCTCGGCTGA
- a CDS encoding GrpB family protein, which produces MTTLDLVGGAEPLRVGLHEHDDRWAQRYRDERDRIRGALTGMDAVIEHIGSTAVPGLAAKPIVDLVVVVDDITAEEDYLDPLLAAGYELRVREPGHRMVRTPARDVHVHLLERGDPAIDDYLLLRDHLRRDAADRGLYERTKRDLIARPWNDMNDYADAKSGVIREIEERAREAAMAARAAAGSGG; this is translated from the coding sequence GTGACAACCCTCGACCTCGTCGGGGGTGCGGAGCCGCTTCGGGTCGGGCTGCACGAGCACGACGACCGGTGGGCGCAGCGGTACCGGGACGAACGCGACCGGATCCGGGGTGCGCTGACCGGGATGGATGCCGTGATCGAGCACATCGGCTCGACGGCGGTGCCCGGTCTCGCGGCCAAGCCGATTGTCGACCTCGTCGTGGTGGTCGACGACATCACCGCAGAGGAGGACTACCTCGACCCGCTGCTCGCGGCCGGGTACGAGCTCCGGGTCCGCGAGCCGGGGCACCGAATGGTGCGCACGCCGGCCCGCGACGTGCATGTGCACCTCCTCGAGCGCGGCGACCCCGCGATCGACGATTACCTGCTCCTGCGCGACCACCTGCGCCGCGACGCAGCGGACCGCGGGCTCTACGAGCGCACCAAACGCGACCTGATCGCGAGGCCCTGGAACGACATGAACGACTACGCCGACGCGAAGTCGGGCGTCATCCGCGAGATCGAGGAACGCGCTCGGGAGGCGGCGATGGCGGCGAGGGCCGCGGCGGGGTCCGGGGGCTGA
- a CDS encoding STAS/SEC14 domain-containing protein, whose product MIEPLRDLPDGVLGFRIVGTLEASDYRDVFDPAIDETIADGRGLHLVVVMDEAFDHLSFGGMIEDAKLLGRPLSAWKRAAFVTDHDVLAGIATVFGGLVPGAFKVFPLERRDAAIAWAAEGVGADVVGADVVGADGVGAETAGDAGR is encoded by the coding sequence ATGATCGAACCGCTGCGCGACCTGCCCGACGGCGTCCTCGGATTCCGGATCGTCGGCACCCTCGAGGCATCCGACTATCGCGACGTCTTCGATCCGGCGATCGACGAAACCATCGCGGACGGGCGCGGCCTCCACCTCGTCGTGGTCATGGACGAGGCGTTCGACCACCTGTCGTTCGGCGGCATGATCGAGGACGCGAAGCTGCTCGGCCGACCGCTGTCGGCGTGGAAGCGGGCGGCGTTCGTCACGGACCACGACGTGCTGGCCGGCATCGCGACGGTCTTCGGCGGGCTCGTGCCCGGCGCGTTCAAGGTCTTCCCGCTCGAGCGGCGCGATGCCGCGATCGCCTGGGCGGCAGAGGGGGTCGGCGCAGACGTGGTCGGCGCAGACGTGGTGGGCGCAGACGGCGTCGGCGCCGAGACGGCCGGCGATGCCGGGCGCTGA
- a CDS encoding YdeI family protein, producing the protein MSAQIGTPGGTPERPAVFFSGPEEFRAWLEANHETATELWMGLYKKHVDDRPLTWEQAVPEALCFGWIDSVAQRIDDDAVRQRWTPRKASSIWSAINVAHIERLTAEGRMLPAGIAAYERRRDDRTGVYSHESAAKEFPPEFAALLAANPAATAFWQSATATYRRQVTHWVLTAKQEATRQRRMQQLIDQSAAGALVSFQTYGEVPKWVERAAAAARGAGGDPSA; encoded by the coding sequence ATGAGCGCCCAGATCGGCACCCCCGGCGGCACGCCCGAGCGGCCCGCGGTCTTCTTCTCGGGGCCCGAGGAGTTCCGCGCATGGCTGGAGGCCAACCACGAGACGGCGACCGAGCTCTGGATGGGCCTCTACAAGAAGCACGTCGACGACCGGCCCCTGACCTGGGAGCAGGCGGTGCCCGAGGCCCTCTGCTTCGGCTGGATCGACTCCGTCGCCCAGCGCATCGACGACGACGCCGTCCGTCAGCGGTGGACGCCGCGCAAGGCCTCGAGCATCTGGTCGGCCATCAACGTCGCGCACATCGAGCGACTCACGGCCGAGGGCCGGATGCTTCCGGCCGGCATCGCCGCGTACGAACGCCGTCGCGACGACCGCACCGGCGTGTACTCGCACGAGAGCGCCGCGAAGGAGTTCCCGCCCGAGTTCGCCGCGCTGCTGGCGGCGAACCCCGCCGCGACGGCGTTCTGGCAGTCCGCCACGGCGACCTATCGGCGCCAGGTGACGCACTGGGTGCTCACCGCCAAGCAGGAGGCGACCCGGCAGCGCCGGATGCAGCAGCTGATCGACCAGAGCGCCGCCGGGGCACTCGTGAGCTTCCAGACCTACGGCGAGGTGCCGAAATGGGTCGAGCGCGCCGCCGCCGCGGCGCGGGGGGCCGGCGGGGACCCGTCGGCGTGA
- the paaB gene encoding 1,2-phenylacetyl-CoA epoxidase subunit PaaB, with protein MSTPGEIGTESWPLWEVFVRANRGLSHVHVGSLHAPDADMAVRNARDLYTRRNEGVSIWVVPAAAITTSDPDAKGAFFESPAGKNFRHAVYYTKSEGVKHL; from the coding sequence ATGTCGACCCCCGGCGAGATCGGAACCGAGTCCTGGCCCCTGTGGGAGGTCTTCGTCCGCGCGAACCGCGGCCTGAGCCACGTGCACGTCGGCTCGCTGCACGCACCCGACGCCGACATGGCCGTGCGGAACGCGCGCGACCTGTACACGCGCCGCAACGAGGGCGTGTCGATCTGGGTCGTGCCCGCCGCGGCGATCACGACGAGCGACCCCGACGCGAAGGGTGCGTTCTTCGAGAGCCCGGCCGGCAAGAACTTCCGGCACGCGGTGTACTACACGAAGTCCGAGGGGGTGAAGCACCTGTGA
- the paaZ gene encoding phenylacetic acid degradation bifunctional protein PaaZ: MTEILPSYVRGAWWAPDASDATASATEVRDASTGEVVARVSTEGLDLGAVLEYARTTGQASLGELTFHQRAVLLKQMALALTERKAELYELSSRTGATKQDSWVDIDGGIGVLFTYSGKGRRELPNAKVHVDGPVEQLSKDGSFLGRHIHTRLPGVAVQINAFNFPVWGSLEKFAPAFLAGMPTVVKPATPTGYLAEAFVRILVESGLLPDGSLQLVSGSVPDLFDHLRLGDLVAFTGSASTAERLRAHDAVQTGGVRFTSETDSINASVLGADAVAGTPEFDAYVKQLVVEMTTKAGQKCTAIRRAIVPEASVDAVIDAVRARIAERVVVGDPRAEGVTMGPLASIAQRDEVLRQVRRLQESGGELVIGSTDAPAVSLADGTTGEASDGAFVAPMLLRFADAQADALHEVEAFGPVASIVGYGTTAEASALVARGGGSLVTSVATHDPQVAVELASGIAAYNGRVLFLDRDDARSSTGHGSPLPNLVHGGPGRAGGGEELGGIRAVLHHMQRTAVQGSPEMLTALTGVWHAGATARPEGEHPFRKSLTELRLGDQVISASRTVTLDDIETFANFTGDTFYAHMDEEAAAANPFFPGRVAHGYLLVSWAAGLFVDAAPGPVLANYGLENLRFITPVSPGDSIRVELTAKQISPRETDEYGEVRWDAVLKNQDDELVATYDVLTLVAKEREPAAVGV; this comes from the coding sequence ATGACCGAGATCCTGCCCAGCTACGTCCGGGGCGCCTGGTGGGCGCCGGATGCCTCGGATGCCACGGCGTCCGCGACCGAGGTGCGCGACGCGTCGACCGGTGAGGTGGTCGCGCGCGTGTCGACCGAGGGCCTCGACCTCGGCGCCGTGCTGGAGTACGCGCGCACCACCGGCCAGGCCTCGCTCGGCGAGCTGACGTTCCACCAGCGCGCGGTGCTGCTCAAGCAGATGGCGCTCGCGCTCACCGAGCGCAAGGCCGAGCTGTACGAGCTGTCGAGCCGGACCGGTGCGACGAAGCAGGACTCCTGGGTCGACATCGACGGCGGCATCGGCGTGCTCTTCACCTACTCGGGCAAGGGCCGCCGCGAGCTGCCCAACGCCAAGGTGCACGTCGACGGGCCCGTCGAGCAGTTGTCGAAGGACGGTTCATTCCTCGGGCGGCATATCCACACCCGCCTGCCCGGCGTGGCCGTGCAGATCAACGCGTTCAACTTCCCGGTGTGGGGGTCGCTCGAGAAGTTCGCGCCCGCCTTCCTCGCCGGCATGCCCACGGTCGTGAAGCCCGCGACGCCGACCGGGTACCTCGCCGAGGCGTTCGTGCGGATCCTCGTCGAGTCCGGACTCCTGCCCGACGGCTCGCTGCAGCTCGTCTCCGGCAGCGTGCCCGACCTGTTCGACCACCTGCGCCTCGGCGACCTCGTCGCGTTCACCGGCTCGGCGTCGACCGCCGAACGCCTCCGCGCGCACGACGCCGTGCAGACCGGCGGCGTGCGGTTCACGAGCGAGACCGACTCGATCAACGCGAGCGTGCTCGGCGCCGACGCCGTCGCAGGCACGCCCGAGTTCGACGCCTACGTCAAGCAGCTCGTCGTCGAGATGACCACCAAGGCGGGCCAGAAGTGCACGGCGATCCGCCGTGCGATCGTGCCCGAGGCATCCGTCGACGCGGTGATCGACGCGGTGCGCGCCCGCATCGCCGAACGCGTCGTCGTCGGTGACCCACGCGCCGAGGGCGTCACGATGGGCCCGCTCGCCTCGATCGCGCAGCGCGACGAGGTGCTGCGTCAGGTGCGGCGGCTCCAGGAGTCCGGCGGCGAACTCGTCATCGGGTCGACGGATGCCCCGGCCGTGAGCCTGGCCGACGGCACGACCGGAGAGGCATCCGACGGCGCCTTCGTCGCGCCGATGCTGCTGCGGTTCGCCGATGCGCAGGCCGACGCGCTGCACGAGGTCGAGGCCTTCGGCCCGGTCGCCTCGATCGTGGGCTACGGCACGACGGCGGAGGCATCCGCTCTCGTCGCCCGCGGCGGCGGCTCGCTCGTGACCAGTGTCGCGACGCACGACCCGCAGGTCGCCGTGGAGCTCGCCTCCGGCATCGCCGCGTACAACGGGCGCGTGCTGTTCCTCGACCGTGACGACGCGCGCTCGTCGACCGGACACGGATCGCCGCTGCCGAACCTCGTGCACGGCGGCCCCGGCCGCGCCGGCGGCGGCGAGGAGCTCGGCGGCATCCGCGCGGTGCTGCACCACATGCAGCGCACCGCCGTGCAGGGCTCGCCCGAGATGCTCACCGCCCTCACCGGGGTGTGGCACGCCGGCGCGACGGCACGGCCCGAGGGGGAGCATCCGTTCCGCAAGTCGCTCACCGAACTGCGCCTCGGCGACCAGGTCATCTCGGCGTCGCGCACCGTCACGCTCGACGACATCGAGACGTTCGCGAACTTCACCGGCGACACGTTCTACGCCCACATGGACGAGGAGGCCGCGGCCGCCAACCCGTTCTTCCCGGGCCGCGTCGCGCACGGCTACCTGCTCGTGTCGTGGGCCGCCGGCCTGTTCGTGGATGCCGCCCCCGGGCCCGTGCTCGCGAACTACGGCCTCGAGAACCTGCGGTTCATCACCCCCGTGTCGCCGGGCGACTCGATCCGCGTCGAGCTCACGGCGAAGCAGATCTCGCCGCGCGAGACCGACGAGTACGGCGAGGTGCGCTGGGATGCAGTGCTGAAGAACCAGGACGACGAACTCGTCGCGACCTACGACGTGCTCACGCTGGTGGCGAAGGAGCGGGAGCCGGCCGCCGTCGGGGTCTGA
- the paaK gene encoding phenylacetate--CoA ligase PaaK, with product MTRAEIEALQLERLQQTVRHAYANVPLYTRKFDEAGVHPDDIRSLSDVSKLPFTTKEDLRQTYPFGMFAVPMAEVARIHASSGTTGRPTVVGYTKGDLERWAQLVARSLRASGVRPGMKVHNAYGYGLFTGGLGAHAGIEALGATVIPMSGGQTARQVQLIMDFEPDVILSTPSYLLTIADAMVEQGIDPRSTSLKFAVLGAEPWTNEMRHELEQRLGIDALDIYGLSEVMGPGVGNECVETKDGPHIWEDHFLPEVIDGDTGAVLPDGERGELVFTSLTKEAFPVIRYRTRDLTRLLPGTARPGMRRIEKITGRNDDMIILRGVNLFPTQIEEIVLGIEHLTPHFILELTKQGRMDAMKVRIERHPDLPRETCEAAGVVLAKKIKVLIGSSVEVQVEEPGTLPRSEGKYKRVYDLR from the coding sequence ATGACGCGCGCCGAGATCGAGGCGCTCCAGCTCGAACGCCTGCAGCAGACCGTGCGCCACGCCTACGCGAACGTGCCGCTGTACACGCGCAAGTTCGACGAGGCCGGCGTGCACCCCGACGACATCCGTTCGCTGTCGGATGTCTCGAAGCTGCCGTTCACGACCAAGGAGGACCTGCGCCAGACCTACCCGTTCGGCATGTTCGCCGTGCCGATGGCCGAGGTCGCGCGCATCCACGCCTCCAGCGGCACGACCGGGCGCCCGACCGTCGTCGGCTACACGAAGGGCGACCTCGAGCGATGGGCGCAGCTCGTCGCACGGTCGCTGCGCGCCAGCGGGGTGCGACCCGGCATGAAGGTGCACAACGCCTACGGCTACGGCCTCTTCACCGGCGGACTCGGCGCCCACGCCGGCATCGAGGCGCTCGGCGCCACCGTCATCCCGATGTCGGGCGGCCAGACCGCCCGCCAGGTGCAGCTCATCATGGACTTCGAGCCCGACGTGATCCTCTCTACCCCGAGCTACCTGCTCACGATCGCCGACGCCATGGTCGAACAGGGGATCGACCCGCGCTCCACGTCGCTCAAGTTCGCCGTGCTCGGCGCCGAGCCGTGGACCAACGAGATGCGCCACGAACTCGAGCAGCGGCTCGGCATCGACGCGCTCGACATCTACGGGCTCAGCGAGGTCATGGGCCCGGGCGTCGGCAACGAGTGCGTCGAGACGAAGGACGGCCCGCACATCTGGGAAGACCACTTCCTGCCCGAGGTGATCGACGGCGACACCGGCGCCGTGCTGCCCGACGGCGAACGCGGCGAGCTCGTCTTCACGTCGCTCACGAAGGAGGCGTTCCCGGTCATCCGGTACCGCACACGCGACCTCACGCGACTGCTGCCGGGCACCGCGCGCCCCGGCATGCGCCGCATCGAGAAGATCACCGGCCGCAACGACGACATGATCATCCTCCGCGGCGTGAACCTGTTCCCCACGCAGATCGAGGAGATCGTGCTCGGCATCGAGCACCTCACGCCGCACTTCATCCTCGAGTTGACGAAGCAGGGCCGGATGGATGCCATGAAGGTGCGCATCGAACGCCATCCCGACCTGCCCCGCGAGACCTGCGAGGCCGCAGGCGTCGTGCTCGCGAAGAAGATCAAGGTGCTCATCGGCTCGTCGGTCGAGGTGCAGGTCGAGGAGCCCGGCACGCTGCCGCGCAGCGAGGGCAAGTACAAGCGGGTTTACGACCTGCGGTGA
- the paaI gene encoding hydroxyphenylacetyl-CoA thioesterase PaaI: MTDAALNRRMMQRDRASASLGLVVERDDPGYAVVSMVVREDMTNGFDITHGGFVFALADTAFAIACNEDHFVTVAAGADISFLKSTVAGQTLTATAVRRTRSGRTGIYDVTVVDEQGDAVAEFRGRSISTNRSF, from the coding sequence ATGACGGATGCCGCACTGAACCGCCGGATGATGCAGCGGGATCGCGCCTCGGCGTCGCTCGGCCTCGTCGTCGAACGCGACGATCCCGGCTACGCCGTCGTCTCGATGGTGGTCCGCGAGGACATGACCAACGGGTTCGACATCACCCACGGCGGCTTCGTGTTCGCACTCGCCGACACCGCATTCGCGATCGCCTGCAACGAGGACCACTTCGTCACGGTCGCCGCGGGCGCCGACATCTCGTTCCTCAAGTCCACCGTCGCGGGCCAGACGCTGACCGCGACCGCCGTCCGGCGCACGCGCAGCGGCCGCACCGGCATCTACGACGTCACGGTCGTCGACGAGCAGGGCGACGCCGTCGCCGAGTTCCGCGGCCGTTCCATCTCCACCAACCGCAGCTTCTGA
- the paaC gene encoding 1,2-phenylacetyl-CoA epoxidase subunit PaaC: MSTVPETHADDLHDVHGDVTVDQVELAEELAGAGLTGTGQTASPDAAAYAMRLGDDALVLAQQLGLWITRAPELEEDVALGNIGLDLIGHARSLLHYAGSATDRSEDDLAYWRDEPEWRNAWLFEQPNGDFAHTIARQLVASCYLLELYRDLTASTDPTLAAIAAKSAKEVDYHRDHAVQWTLRLAGGTDESRRRMITAVADTWPYVDELFEDDDLVERLAADGVAVLPSSLRDRFDAAIDEVFAEAALERPVGRTAFTASGGGRRGRHTEHLGPLLAEMQVLARQHPGASW, translated from the coding sequence GTGAGCACGGTTCCTGAGACGCACGCCGACGACCTGCACGACGTCCACGGCGACGTCACCGTCGACCAGGTCGAGCTCGCCGAGGAGCTCGCCGGCGCCGGACTCACCGGCACCGGGCAGACCGCGTCACCGGATGCCGCCGCCTACGCCATGCGGCTCGGCGACGACGCCCTCGTGCTCGCGCAGCAGCTCGGCCTGTGGATCACGCGCGCGCCCGAGCTCGAGGAGGACGTCGCCCTCGGCAACATCGGCCTCGACCTCATCGGCCACGCCCGCTCGCTCCTGCACTACGCGGGATCGGCGACCGACCGCTCGGAGGACGACCTCGCGTACTGGCGCGACGAGCCCGAGTGGCGCAACGCCTGGCTGTTCGAGCAGCCGAACGGCGACTTCGCGCACACGATCGCGCGCCAGCTGGTGGCATCCTGCTACCTGCTCGAGCTGTACCGCGACCTCACCGCGTCGACCGACCCGACGCTCGCCGCGATCGCGGCGAAGTCGGCCAAGGAGGTCGACTACCACCGCGACCACGCCGTGCAGTGGACCCTGCGTCTCGCGGGCGGCACCGACGAGTCGCGTCGCCGCATGATCACCGCGGTGGCCGACACCTGGCCGTACGTCGACGAGCTGTTCGAGGACGACGACCTCGTCGAGCGCCTCGCGGCCGACGGCGTCGCGGTGCTGCCGTCGTCGCTGCGCGACCGGTTCGATGCGGCGATCGACGAGGTCTTCGCCGAGGCGGCCCTCGAGCGGCCCGTCGGCCGCACCGCGTTCACCGCCTCGGGCGGCGGACGTCGGGGGCGCCACACCGAGCACCTGGGTCCGCTCCTCGCGGAGATGCAGGTGCTCGCGCGGCAGCATCCGGGGGCGTCGTGGTGA
- a CDS encoding enoyl-CoA hydratase/isomerase family protein, giving the protein MSDAAAHIEAPEPLRVERRDDRVVATLDRPDRRNAIDQATIDALHELCAELEAEPRILILTGADGVFASGADIAQLRDRRAEDALRGINANAFIRIAELPMPVIAALDGYALGGGAELAYAADIRIGTPSLKMGNPETGLGILAAAGASWRLKEIVGDARAAELLLTGRTIDADEALAIGLVSSLHDADDLLPAAHAIADRIARNDPAATMATKRVFRLPRAAHPDADLAEQAELFESPEKERRMTEFLERRKR; this is encoded by the coding sequence GTGAGCGACGCGGCCGCGCACATCGAGGCACCCGAACCGCTCCGCGTCGAACGTCGCGACGATCGCGTCGTCGCCACCCTCGACCGGCCCGACCGGCGCAACGCGATCGACCAGGCCACGATCGACGCACTGCACGAGCTCTGCGCCGAGCTCGAGGCCGAGCCGCGCATCCTGATCCTGACCGGCGCCGACGGAGTCTTCGCTTCGGGCGCCGACATCGCGCAGTTGCGCGACCGTCGCGCCGAGGACGCGCTGCGCGGCATCAACGCGAACGCGTTCATCCGCATCGCCGAGCTGCCGATGCCCGTCATCGCGGCCCTCGACGGGTACGCGCTGGGCGGCGGCGCCGAACTCGCGTACGCGGCCGACATCCGCATCGGCACGCCGTCGCTCAAGATGGGCAACCCCGAGACCGGACTCGGCATCCTTGCCGCGGCCGGCGCGAGCTGGCGGCTCAAGGAGATCGTCGGCGACGCCCGCGCGGCCGAGCTGCTGCTCACCGGGCGCACGATCGACGCCGACGAGGCGCTCGCGATCGGGCTCGTGTCGTCGCTGCACGACGCCGACGACCTGCTGCCCGCCGCGCACGCGATCGCCGACCGCATCGCGCGCAACGATCCGGCGGCGACCATGGCGACCAAGCGCGTCTTCCGCCTGCCGCGGGCCGCGCACCCCGACGCCGACCTCGCCGAGCAGGCCGAGCTCTTCGAGAGCCCGGAGAAGGAGCGACGCATGACCGAGTTCCTCGAACGGAGGAAGCGATGA
- the paaA gene encoding 1,2-phenylacetyl-CoA epoxidase subunit PaaA: protein MTAPADLSVVEPEADRARFDELIAADSRVEPRDWMPEAYRKTLIRQISQHAHSEIIGMQPESNWISRAPSLKRKAILMAKVQDEAGHGLYLYSAAQTLGITREEMMQQLIEGRARYSSIFNYTTPTWADMGAIGWLVDGAAICNQVPLCRASYGPYGRAMVRICKEESFHQRQGFEILLELMQGTEAQREMAQDAVNRWYWPSLMMFGPPDDQSPNSAQSMAWNIKRFSNDDLRQRFVGMLVPQAEVLGVMLPDPNLAWNEETRQYDMSEIDWTEFEEVLAGRGPANAERLRRRRKAHEEGAWVREAAAQYARKQSERALAAAGAVA, encoded by the coding sequence ATGACCGCACCCGCAGACCTGAGCGTGGTCGAACCCGAGGCAGACCGTGCCCGCTTCGACGAGCTCATCGCCGCCGACTCGCGCGTCGAGCCGCGCGACTGGATGCCCGAGGCGTACCGCAAGACGCTCATCCGCCAGATCAGCCAGCACGCGCACTCCGAGATCATCGGCATGCAGCCCGAGTCCAACTGGATCTCCCGCGCGCCGAGCCTCAAGCGCAAGGCGATCCTCATGGCCAAGGTGCAGGACGAGGCCGGCCACGGGCTCTACCTGTACTCGGCAGCGCAGACGCTCGGCATCACGCGCGAGGAGATGATGCAGCAGCTCATCGAGGGCCGCGCGCGCTACTCGTCGATCTTCAACTACACGACGCCGACCTGGGCCGACATGGGCGCGATCGGATGGCTCGTCGACGGTGCCGCGATCTGCAACCAGGTGCCGTTGTGCCGCGCCTCGTATGGTCCGTACGGCCGGGCGATGGTGCGCATCTGCAAGGAGGAGTCGTTCCACCAGCGGCAGGGCTTCGAGATCCTGCTCGAACTCATGCAGGGCACCGAGGCGCAGCGCGAGATGGCGCAGGACGCGGTGAACCGCTGGTACTGGCCGAGCCTCATGATGTTCGGGCCGCCCGACGACCAGTCGCCGAACTCGGCGCAGTCGATGGCGTGGAACATCAAGCGCTTCTCGAACGACGACCTGCGCCAGCGGTTCGTCGGCATGCTCGTGCCGCAGGCCGAAGTGCTGGGCGTGATGCTGCCCGACCCGAACCTCGCCTGGAACGAGGAGACCCGGCAGTACGACATGAGCGAGATCGACTGGACCGAGTTCGAGGAGGTGCTCGCCGGCCGCGGGCCCGCCAACGCCGAGCGCCTGCGCCGTCGTCGCAAGGCCCACGAGGAGGGCGCCTGGGTGCGCGAGGCCGCGGCCCAGTACGCCCGCAAGCAGTCCGAGCGCGCGCTCGCGGCAGCAGGGGCGGTGGCGTGA
- a CDS encoding GNAT family N-acetyltransferase has protein sequence MLLTRTLDADEVRRRAEQLLALQRAAYAVEARLIGDDRIPPLHESERDLTDAQLEWVATFDGEAIAGAVGYTIEADTVDLDRLMIDPAYHRMGLGTALVTRVMSSAPRTIVSTGRENAPARALYERLGFAHDGDAEPVPGLWVSRYHRDAVDPRPG, from the coding sequence ATGCTGCTCACCCGCACGCTCGACGCCGATGAAGTCCGCCGACGTGCGGAGCAGCTGCTCGCGCTCCAGCGCGCGGCGTACGCCGTCGAAGCCCGACTGATCGGCGACGACCGCATCCCGCCGCTCCACGAGAGCGAGCGCGACCTGACCGACGCACAGCTGGAGTGGGTCGCGACCTTCGACGGCGAAGCGATCGCCGGCGCGGTGGGCTACACGATCGAGGCGGACACCGTCGACCTCGACCGGCTCATGATCGACCCTGCGTACCACCGAATGGGCCTCGGCACCGCACTCGTGACCCGGGTCATGTCGAGCGCGCCGCGAACGATCGTGTCGACCGGTCGCGAGAACGCTCCGGCCCGCGCACTCTACGAGCGACTGGGCTTCGCGCATGACGGCGACGCCGAGCCGGTTCCCGGGCTGTGGGTCTCCCGATACCACCGGGATGCGGTCGATCCGCGGCCGGGCTGA
- a CDS encoding 3-hydroxyacyl-CoA dehydrogenase family protein — MSGSRGTDGAPADVGVLGGGRMGAGIAHAFLLAGSRVTVVERDADAAAAASARVLESVAASVARGTADEDAAAYGARFATSTDLGDFARCGLVVEAVPEDLSLKIAALTRVEAVIAPGAALASNTSSISIDELAALLERPGRFLGMHYFNPVPASTLVEIVRGAGTEASLVVDARDWVRAIGKTPIVVKDAPGFASSRLGVALGLEAIRMLEEGVASAEDIDAAMTLGYKHPVGPLKLTDLVGLDVRLGIAEYLSSTLGERFEPPALMRRMVAEGNLGRKTGQGFYTWDQP; from the coding sequence ATGAGCGGGTCTCGCGGCACCGACGGCGCACCCGCCGACGTCGGCGTGCTCGGCGGCGGGCGCATGGGCGCCGGCATCGCGCACGCCTTCCTGCTCGCCGGCTCCCGCGTCACCGTTGTCGAGCGCGACGCCGACGCCGCGGCCGCCGCGTCGGCCCGCGTGCTCGAGTCGGTCGCGGCATCCGTCGCCCGCGGCACCGCCGACGAGGATGCCGCCGCCTACGGCGCCCGCTTCGCGACGAGCACCGACCTCGGCGACTTCGCCCGATGCGGCCTCGTCGTCGAGGCCGTGCCCGAGGACCTGTCGCTGAAGATCGCCGCGCTCACCCGCGTCGAGGCGGTCATCGCGCCCGGCGCCGCCCTCGCGTCGAACACGTCGTCGATCTCGATCGACGAGCTCGCGGCGCTGCTCGAGCGGCCGGGCCGGTTCCTCGGCATGCACTACTTCAACCCCGTGCCCGCGTCCACGCTCGTCGAGATCGTGCGCGGCGCCGGCACCGAGGCATCCCTCGTCGTCGACGCCCGCGACTGGGTGCGAGCGATCGGCAAGACGCCGATCGTGGTGAAGGACGCGCCCGGCTTCGCGTCGTCGCGCCTGGGCGTCGCGCTCGGGCTGGAGGCGATCCGCATGCTCGAGGAGGGCGTCGCGAGCGCCGAGGACATCGACGCGGCGATGACGCTCGGGTACAAGCATCCGGTCGGTCCGCTGAAGCTGACCGACCTCGTCGGGCTCGACGTGCGCCTCGGCATCGCCGAGTACCTGTCGTCGACCCTCGGCGAACGATTCGAACCGCCCGCCCTGATGCGCCGCATGGTCGCCGAGGGCAACCTCGGCCGCAAGACCGGGCAGGGCTTCTACACGTGGGACCAGCCGTGA